A single genomic interval of Juglans regia cultivar Chandler chromosome 1, Walnut 2.0, whole genome shotgun sequence harbors:
- the LOC108996360 gene encoding callose synthase 5 — protein MSTSESVLQALARKPSRSAAMTTFSMEVFDNEVVPSSLASIAPILRVANEIESERPRVSYLCRFYAFEKAHRLDQSSSGRGVRQFKTGLLQRLERDNASSLASRVKKTDAREIESFYQQYYKHYVSALDQGEQADRAQLGKAYQTAGVLFEVLCAVNKTEKVEEVAPEIIAAARDVQEKTEIYAPYNILPLDSAGASQSIMQLEEVKAAVAALWNTRGLSWPSAFEQHRQKAGDLDLLDWLRAMFGFQRDNVRNQRENLILLLANAHIRLHPKPEPLNKLDERAVDAVMNKLFKNYKTWCKFLGRKHSLRLPQGQQEIQQRKLLYMGLYLLIWGEAANIRFMPECLCYIFHNMAYELHGLLAGNVSIVTGENIKPSYGGDDEAFLRKVITPLYRVIEKEAEKSRNGRASHTAWCNYDDLNEYFWSSHCFSLGWPMRDDGDFFKSTRDIVQGMKCSREKAGTTGKSYFVETRTFWHIFRSFDRLWTFYILALQGMIIIAWKKIKLADIFQAKVLFDLSTIFITAAVLRFLQCNLDLFLNFPGYHRWRFTDVLRNILKIIVSLAWAIILPVFYLHSSKMAPKNIKDMLSFLGEVKGISPLYIMAVAIYLLPNLLTAALFVFPMFRRWIENSDWHIIRFLLWWSQPRIYVGRGMHESQFALIKYTIFWLVLLSSKFAFSYFVQIKPLVKPTHDIMNIHRIDYDWHEFFPEAKKNYGALVALWVPVILVYFMDTQLWYAICSTLYGGVLGAFDRLGEIRTLGMLRSRFQSLPGAFNTYLVPSDRSQKRGFSLSKRFAEITTSRRSEAAKFAQLWNEVICSFREEDLLSDREMDLLIVPYSSDPSLKIIQWPPFLLASKIPIALDMAAQFRSKDSDLWRRICADEYMKCAVIECYESFKHVLNALVVGETEKRIMGIIFKEVESNISKNALLVNFRMGPLPTLCKTFVELVGILKDSDPSKKDTVVLLLQDMLEVVTRDMMVNEIRELVEVGHSTKDSGRQLFAGTDAKPAIVFPPIVTAQWEEQIRRLYILLTVKESALDVPTNLEARRRIAFFTNSLFMDMPRAPRVRKMLSFSVLTPYYSEETVYSKADLEMENEDGVSVIYYLQKIFPDEWNNFMERLNCKNNSEIWENEENILHLRHWVSLRGQTLCRTVRGMMYYRRALKLQAFLDMASEKEILEGYKAVTIPSEEDKKSQRSLYAQLEAVADMKFTYVATCQNYGNQKRSGDRRATDILNLMVNNPSLRVAYIDEVEEREGGKVQKVYYSVLVKGVDHLDQEIYRIKLPGSAKIGEGKPENQNHAIIFTRGEAVQTIDMNQDNYLEEAFKMRNLLEEFNEDHGVRPPTILGVREHIFTGSVSSLAWFMSNQETSFVTIGQRVLARPLKVRFHYGHPDVFDRIFHITRGGISKASRGINLSEDIFAGFNSTLRRGNVTHHEYIQVGKGRDVGLNQISLFEAKVACGNGEQTLSRDIYRLGHRFDFFRMLSFYFTTVGFYVSAMMVVITVYVYLYGKLYLSLSGLEKEMVRFARKKGDDPLMAAMASQSLVQIGLLMALPMVMEIGLERGFGTALGDIIIMQMQLAAVFFTFSLGTKVHYFGRTILHGGAKYRATGRGFVVRHEKFAENYRLYSRSHFVKGLELMILLIVYRMYGSAAPDSSSYTLLTFSMWFLVASWLFAPFLFNPSGFEWQKIVEDWDDWTKWITSRGGIGVPANKSWESWWDEEQEHLLYTGFFGRFWDIVLALRFFVFQYGIVYHLHAVGEDTSIKVYGLSWLVIVAVVVILKIVSMGSKLFSADFQLMFRLMKLVLFIGCVFTVFVLFTVVNLTVGDIFASLLAFLPTGWALLQISQACRPFVKGIGMWGSVKALARGYEYIMGLVIFAPVAMLAWFPFVSEFQTRLLFNQAFSRGLQIQRILAGGKKNK, from the exons ATGTCGACTTCCGAGTCGGTCCTACAGGCCCTGGCGAGGAAGCCATCTCGCAGCGCTGCCATGACCACCTTCTCCATGGAGGTCTTCGACAACGAGGTCGTCCCCTCGTCCCTTGCCTCTATTGCTCCCATCCTCCGAGTCGCTAACGAGATCGAAAGCGAGCGACCTCGAGTTTCTTATCTCT GTCGATTCTATGCGTTTGAGAAGGCGCACAGGTTGGATCAAAGCTCAAGCGGGCGTGGCGTGAGGCAGTTTAAGACAGGGCTCCTGCAACGGTTAGAAAGG GACAATGCTTCTAGTCTTGCCTCTCGGGTGAAGAAGACGGATGCAAGGGAAATTGAAAGCTTTTATCAGCAATACTATAAACACTATGTTAGTGCTCTGGACCAAGGGGAACAGGCAGACAG AGCTCAACTCGGAAAAGCTTACCAGACAGCTGGAGTGCTATTTGAAGTGCTTTGTGCTGTTAATAAAACTGAGAAAGTTGAAGAAGTTGCTCCTGAG ATTATCGCGGCCGCCAGAGATGTCCAAGAAAAGACAGAAATTTATGCACCGTATAATATTCTTCCTTTGGATTCCGCCGGGGCTTCACAGTCTATCATGCAGCTTGAAGAG GTTAAGGCTGCTGTGGCTGCACTGTGGAACACTCGTGGCTTGAGCTGGCCCAGTGCGTTTGAGCAACACAGACAGAAAGCAGGAGATTTAGACCTACTTGATTGGCTGAGGGCCATGTTCGGGTTCCAG AGAGACAATGTCAGGAACCAGAGGGAGAATTTGATTTTGCTACTTGCTAATGCTCATATAAGGCTTCATCCCAAGCCTGAACCTCTTAACAAG CTTGATGAACGTGCTGTTGATGCAGTTATGAACAAGCTCTTCAAGAATTACAAAACATGGTGCAAGTTTTTGGGACGAAAACACAGTTTACG GCTTCCTCAAGGTCAGCAAGAGATTCAGCAGAGAAAGTTGCTATACATGGGATTATATCTTCTTATTTGGGGAGAAGCAGCTAACATTCGCTTCATGCCAGAATGTCTATGCTATATATTTCATAAT ATGGCTTACGAACTCCATGGCCTATTGGCTGGAAATGTTAGCATTGTCACTGGTGAAAATATTAAGCCTTCTTATGGTGGTGATGATGAGGCATTCCTGCGGAAGGTTATAACACCCCTGTATCGTGTAATAGAAAAG GAAGCCGAGAAGAGCAGAAATGGTAGAGCTTCTCACACTGCCTGGTGCAATTATGATGATTTGAATGAGTACTTCTG GTCGTCTCATTGCTTCTCTCTTGGTTGGCCTATGCGTGATGatggtgatttttttaaatcaacacGTGATATAGTACAG GGAATGAAGTGTTCTAGGGAAAAAGCTGGAACCACAGGCAAATCATACTTTGTTGAGACCAGAACGTTTTGGCACATTTTTCGAAGTTTTGATAGATTGTGGACCTTTTATATTCTGGCTCTACAG GGAATGATCATCATTGCCTGGAAAAAGATTAAACTAGCAGATATATTTCAAGCAAAAGTCCTATTCGATCTATCCACGATATTCATCACTGCAGCCGTTCTTCGTTTCCTTCAAT gtaATTTGGACCTTTTTCTGAACTTCCCAGGATATCATAGGTGGAGGTTCACTGATGTGTtgagaaatattctcaaaataatcGTTAGTCTTGCATGGGCCATCATTCTTCCGGTTTTTTATCTGCACTCATCTAAAATGGCTCCTAAAAACATTAAAGATATGTTGTCATTTCTTGGTGAAGTGAAAGGCATTTCCCCTCTATATATCATGGCTGTAGCCATCTATTTGCTCCCAAATTTACTGACAGCTGCTTTGTTCGTCTTCCCGATGTTCCGTCGTTGGATTGAAAACTCAGATTGGCATATCATTAGGTTCCTCTTGTGGTGGTCACAG CCAAGAATATATGTTGGGAGGGGAATGCATGAAAGTCAATTCGCCCTGATAAA GTATACCATTTTTTGGTTGGTACTTCTGAGTTCCAAGTTTGCATTCAGCTATTTTGTCCAG ATAAAACCGTTGGTGAAGCCGACACATGACATAATGAATATTCATCGTATTGACTATGACTGGCATGAATTTTTCCCTGAAG CAAAAAAGAATTATGGAGCACTTGTGGCACTCTGGGTACCAGTGATATTG GTCTATTTCATGGACACTCAACTTTGGTATGCTATTTGCTCGACTTTATATGGTGGTGTTCTGGGGGCCTTTGATCGTCTAGGAGAG atTCGAACTCTTGGCATGCTAAGGTCAAGGTTCCAGTCCTTACCTGGCGCATTCAACACATATTTGGTGCCTTCTGATAGGTCACAGAAAAGGGGATTCTCTTTATCTAAGCGTTTTGCTGAG ATCACGACAAGCAGGAGAAGTGAAGCTGCCAAATTTGCTCAGTTATGGAATGAAGTAATATGTAGTTTCCGTGAGGAAGATCTACTGAGTGACAG GGAAATGGATCTTTTGATAGTTCCTTATTCATCGGATCCAAGCCTGAAAATAATTCAGTGGCCACCTTTTTTGCTTGCCAGCAAG ATCCCAATAGCATTGGATATGGCTGCTCAATTTCGATCCAAGGACTCTGATCTTTGGAGGCGCATATGTGCGGATGAATATATGAAATGTGCTGTGATTGAATGCTATGAATCTTTCAAGCATGTTCTGAATGCCTTGGTGGTTGGCGAAACTGAAAAAAG GATAATGGGCATCATCTTCAAAGAAGTTGAAAGTAACATTTCAAAGAATGCACTTCTTGTAAATTTCAGAATGGGCCCTTTGCCTACTCTTTGCAAGACATTTGTGGAGCTTGTGGGGATCTTG AAAGACAGCGATCCATCCAAGAAAGATACAGTGGTGTTGTTGCTGCAAGATATGCTGGAAGTAGTTACTCGTGATATGATGGTGAATGAGATCCG TGAACTGGTAGAAGTTGGTCATAGCACCAAGGATTCTGGAAGGCAACTTTTTGCTGGCACTGATGCCAAACCTGCTATAGTGTTCCCTCCTATAGTCACTGCACAATGGGAAGAACAG ATAAGACGCCTCTATATACTATTGACGGTGAAGGAATCAGCCCTTGATGTACCAACAAATCTTGAAGCACGCAGAAGGATTGCGTTTTTCACAAATTCATTGTTCATGGATATGCCACGTGCTCCACGAGTTCGTAAAATGCTCTCATTCAG TGTCTTGACTCCATACTATAGCGAGGAAACTGTCTATTCTAAAGCTGACCTTGAGATGGAAAATGAAGATGGTGTATCAGTCATATATTACCTTCAAAAGATTTTCCCAG ATGAGTGGAATAACTTCATGGAGCGACTGAATTGCAAAAACAATAGTGAGATATGGGAAAATGAAGAGAACATATTGCATCTTCGTCACTGGGTCTCTTTAAGGGGACAAACTCTGTGCAGAACAG TTAGGGGGATGATGTACTACCGACGGGCTTTGAAGCTTCAGGCTTTTCTCGACATGGCTAGTGAAAAAG AGATACTTGAAGGCTACAAGGCTGTCACAATTCCATCAGAGGAAGATAAGAAAAGTCAGAGATCGCTATATGCACAATTAGAGGCTGTGGCTGACATGAAATTCACATATGTTGCTACATGTCAGAATTATGGGAATCAGAAGCGCAGTGGAGATCGCCGTGCAACAGATATTCTTAATTTGATGGTTAA TAATCCCTCTCTTCGTGTGGCATATATAGACGAAGTTGAGGAGAGAGAAGGCGGAAAGGTACAGAAGGTTTACTACTCTGTATTGGTCAAAGGTGTTGATCACCTAGATCAG GAAATCTATCGGATAAAATTGCCAGGATCGGCAAAGATAGGAGAAGGGAAGCCTGAAAATCAGAACCATGCTATAATTTTTACTAGAGGGGAAGCTGTCCAGACCATCGATATGAACCAG GATAATTACTTGGAAGAAGCTTTTAAGATGCGTAACCTTCTGGAAGAGTTTAATGAGGACCATGGAGTGCGTCCACCTACGATTTTGGGTGTTCGTGAGCATATCTTTACTGGAAG TGTATCTTCATTGGCTTGGTTTATGTCAAACCAAGAAACGTCATTTGTTACCATAGGCCAAAGAGTGCTTGCAAGACCTTTGAA GGTTCGGTTCCACTATGGTCATCCGGACGTATTTGATAGAATATTCCACATTACTCGTGGTGGCATCAGCAAGGCTTCTCGTGGCATCAACCTGAGCGAAGACATATTTGCTG GtttcaattcaactttaagACGAGGGAATGTTACTCATCATGAATATATCCAAGTTGGAAAGGGTAGAGATGTCGGGCTCAACCAAATCTCACTCTTTGAAGCAAAAGTGGCCTGTGGTAATGGAGAGCAGACGCTGAGCAGGGATATCTATCGATTAGGGCATCGTTTTGACTTTTTTCGCATGCTGTCGTTTTACTTCACGACAGTAGGATTCTACGTCAGTGCTATG ATGGTTGTCATTACAGTCTATGTTTACTTATATGGCAAACTTTACCTGTCATTGAGTGGATTGGAGAAGGAAATGGTTAGGTTTGCCAGGAAAAAGGGAGATGATCCTTTAATGGCAGCAATGGCTTCGCAATCTCTTGTTCAAATAGGTCTTTTGATGGCCTTGCCCATGGTCATGGAGATTGGACTGGAGAGAGGGTTTGGAACTGCATTAGGTGACATAATAATCATGCAGATGCAGCTAGCTGCAGTTTTCTTCACGTTCTCACTTGGAACAAAGGTCCATTACTTTGGGCGCACCATTCTGCATGGTGGGGCAAAGTACAGAGCAACTGGGCGTGGTTTTGTGGTTCGTCACGAGAAGTTTGCAGAGAACTATAGGCTGTATTCAAGGAGCCACTTTGTGAAAGGGTTGGAGCTTATGATATTGCTTATAGTTTATAGGATGTATGGTTCAGCTGCTCCTGATTCTTCATCTTATACCCTCCTCACATTTTCCATGTGGTTTTTAGTGGCTTCTTGGTTGTTTGCTCCTTTCCTCTTCAACCCTTCAGGCTTTGAATGGCAGAAGATAGTGGAAGATTGGGATGATTGGACAAAGTGGATAACGAGCCGAGGCGGAATTGGTGTGCCAGCAAACAAGAGCTGGGAATCCTGGTGGGATGAGGAACAGGAACATCTGCTGTATACTGGATTTTTTGGTCGGTTCTGGGATATTGTTCTTGCTCTGCGCTTCTTTGTCTTTCAGTATGGAATTGTATATCATCTACATGCAGTAGGAGAAGACACAAGCATTAAA GTTTATGGTCTGTCCTGGCTGGTCATTGTAGCAGTCGTGGTCATCTTAAAG ATCGTGTCGATGGGAAGCAAGCTATTCAGTGCAGATTTCCAGCTGATGTTCCGTCTGATGAAGTTAGTCCTTTTTATCGGATGCGTATTCACCGTTTTTGTGCTATTTACTGTGGTTAATCTCACAGTCGGAGACATCTTTGCGAGCCTGCTGGCATTCTTGCCAACAGGATGGGCACTTCTGCAG ATATCACAGGCATGCAGGCCGTTCGTAAAGGGCATTGGAATGTGGGGATCAGTGAAAGCTCTAGCAAGAGGTTATGAATACATTATGGGGTTAGTAATCTTTGCGCCCGTGGCCATGCTGGCCTGGTTCCCATTCGTCTCAGAGTTCCAGACCAGGCTGTTATTCAACCAAGCTTTCAGCAGAGGCCTTCAGATTCAACGAATTCTGGCTGGTGGCAAGAAGAACAAGTAA